The proteins below are encoded in one region of Akkermansiaceae bacterium:
- a CDS encoding ABC transporter ATP-binding protein: MKTIFRIFSYLGKYPRLAVAQLVCAILMTVMLLAFPLMTGRVTREVITEGQIDKLWPYIVIVLVAFFGRDFFNFLRILINNTFEQRAIYDLRSELYDKLQRLRLKWFDSRRTGDVMTRVAEDVPQMERVLIDGIEQGLVAFLQVAIVTAFLFTRSPLLAVSALAPLPLLVIGAWLYSRHAAKRYRLVRKATGEMNALLHDNIAGIRQIKSYAAEDDELKSFNDSSARVRDANLVVMKAWALYAPAMSFFNSIGYTLVLGVGAWQIYHGHLNIDVLLEFFTIIWALYEPLGRLHQLNQMTQSSRAAAERVFAILDEEIEVNATTGVELQQPVRGHVVLEKLNFSYDKEPTLKGISLEAKPGQTIALVGSTGAGKSTIVNLLCRFYEYGSGSITIDGVELNTVSKASLRSTIGYVTQEPFLFNGPVKENLQLGKRDATDEEMWSALAAANADHFVRELSEGLDTVVGERGVKLSGGERQRLSIARALLKNPPILLLDEATASVDSETERLIQEALDRLMANRTAFVIAHRLSTIRNADCIYVLDRGRVIERGTHDELLAKDGKYAELSKQSFLG; the protein is encoded by the coding sequence AGACTATTTTCCGCATCTTTTCCTACCTAGGCAAGTACCCCAGACTGGCTGTAGCCCAGCTGGTATGCGCCATCCTGATGACCGTCATGCTGCTCGCATTCCCCCTGATGACGGGCCGCGTTACCCGTGAGGTGATCACCGAGGGGCAGATCGACAAGCTCTGGCCCTACATCGTCATCGTGCTCGTCGCCTTCTTCGGTCGGGATTTTTTCAATTTCCTCCGCATCCTCATCAACAACACCTTCGAGCAGCGCGCGATCTACGATCTGCGTTCCGAGTTATACGATAAACTGCAGCGTTTGCGGCTGAAATGGTTTGATTCCCGCCGCACGGGCGATGTGATGACCCGTGTGGCGGAGGATGTGCCGCAAATGGAGCGTGTGCTGATCGATGGTATCGAGCAGGGTTTGGTGGCGTTTTTACAGGTCGCCATTGTCACCGCATTCCTCTTCACCCGTTCTCCGCTGCTGGCCGTTTCCGCATTGGCTCCCCTGCCGCTGTTAGTCATCGGTGCCTGGCTGTATTCGAGGCATGCGGCCAAGCGATACAGACTGGTAAGAAAAGCGACCGGAGAGATGAATGCACTCCTCCACGACAACATCGCCGGTATACGCCAGATCAAATCCTATGCCGCCGAGGATGATGAACTCAAGAGCTTCAATGATTCCTCGGCGCGGGTCCGTGATGCCAACCTGGTGGTGATGAAAGCCTGGGCATTGTACGCGCCGGCGATGAGCTTTTTCAACTCCATCGGCTACACGCTTGTGCTCGGGGTGGGGGCGTGGCAAATATACCACGGCCATCTCAATATCGATGTCTTGTTGGAATTCTTCACCATCATCTGGGCTCTCTATGAACCGCTCGGCAGGCTGCACCAGCTCAACCAGATGACCCAATCGTCCCGCGCAGCCGCCGAGCGCGTGTTCGCCATCCTTGATGAGGAGATCGAAGTGAATGCCACCACCGGAGTGGAGCTGCAACAACCGGTTCGCGGGCACGTTGTGTTAGAAAAGCTTAATTTCTCCTACGACAAGGAGCCGACGCTCAAGGGTATCTCCCTGGAGGCAAAACCGGGGCAGACCATAGCCCTGGTTGGCTCTACCGGCGCCGGGAAATCCACCATCGTCAATCTACTGTGCCGGTTCTATGAATACGGCAGCGGCTCCATCACCATCGACGGCGTGGAGCTCAACACGGTGTCCAAGGCGTCGCTGCGGTCCACGATCGGTTACGTGACGCAGGAGCCATTCCTGTTCAACGGCCCGGTGAAGGAAAACCTCCAGCTCGGCAAACGCGACGCTACCGACGAGGAAATGTGGTCGGCTCTGGCCGCCGCCAATGCCGATCACTTTGTGCGCGAACTTTCCGAGGGACTCGATACCGTCGTCGGTGAACGCGGCGTCAAACTCTCCGGCGGCGAGAGGCAACGCCTGTCGATCGCACGCGCCTTGTTAAAGAACCCTCCGATACTTTTGTTAGATGAGGCGACGGCATCCGTCGACAGCGAGACCGAGCGCCTCATCCAGGAGGCCTTGGACCGCCTGATGGCAAACAGGACCGCCTTTGTCATCGCGCACAGGTTATCAACGATCCGTAACGCCGACTGCATCTACGTATTGGATCGTGGCAGGGTCATCGAGAGAG